The Methanothrix sp. sequence CCTGTTCCTGTAGTGCCGCACAAACTCAGGAGAGAGGATGCGCATGTAGCCTGTCAGGACCACCAGATCGACCCGTGCATCATCGAGCCTTTTGATGAGAAGCCTGTCGTAATCCTCTCTGGACAGGCCTGTTGGGTCGATGAACTCAGCCGGAACGCCAAACTCCCTGGCTATTCTGAGAGCTCCAGCGTCCGGCTGGTTGGCCAGGACAAGCACCACCTCTGCCCTCAGGTAACCTGACCTGGTGGCCTTTATTATGTACCTGAGATTCTCCCCGCGCCCTGAGGAGATGACACCAATGCGCGAAAGGGGCGTCGAGCCGGTAAAGGTTTCACTTTCCAAGTACGATCTCTATCGCAGAGACGTTGGTCTCCCCTCTGTCCGTGTTCAACGTCTCGGTCGATATCTTTATGTCCTTTACCACAACATCGCCCAGGAACCTGCTGCGTGAGACCTCAGCGACATCGACGGCTCTGGAGATCGCACGCCCTCTTGCCATTATCCTGACTTCCTTCGCACCGCTGTTGAACTGGGTCACTACAGCCAGCACATAGTTCATCACTGGTTTATTGCCGACGAACACCACATCATCTTCTGCCATGGTTGGTCACCACCTTGGAACTAACTTCACAGTGTTTGATGGTATCATAGCCAAGCATCTGATGCCTGATCAATCCGCTGATCCGGCGAATAGGCACTATCACTTGGCCAGGAGCCCGGTCCTCGCTGGTCGCGCCGGACAGGGCCTCCACGGCCGGTATGATAGGACACCGCCATTCAGGATGGATCTCATGAGATATATAGACTGTGGTGTCATTAAGGCATGACGGAGATGTTATATCGTATCATATTCAAAACCTCCCTGCCGGAGAGCAGGGCTTTATCCGCAGGTCGGAGCGAGCTGCCTTTCAGTGCTTTGATGGAGGCCGGTAAAGGTGAACGTCCGGAGAACGCACCCGGGCAGGCAGTGAGCTCTCCTGCCGCATTACGCATGATGCTGAGGGTGTTAATGGATGGACGAGTGGCATGATGACTGGCCGCCGCTTCGCGGTGATTACAGGGTTGGCGACAGGAGACGGGGCGTCGCGGTGGTCACACTTGCAAGCAGCCTGGATATCAGAGGGGCAGCTATAGTCGGGACATGCAAGACCGAGAATCTCGGGGTGGAGAAGATCGTGGCGAACCTGATCTCCAACCCGAACATAAGGTACCTGATCGTCTGCGGCGCTGAGTCGCGGGGTCATCTGCCCGGCGACGCGATAATATCCCTTCACAGAAACGGCACTGACAGCAGCGGCAGAATCATAGGCGCTGCAGGAGCGATACCTTTCATACAGAACCTCCAGCGCGAAGCCGTGGAGCGATTCCGCAGGCAGATCGATGTGGTGGATATGAGAGGGGTTGAGGATATCGCTGAGATCGAGAGGGCTGTTGAACACTACAGCGAGATCGCAGAGCCGTTTCAGGAGCCGCCGTTTGAGGTCGTCAAAAAAACGCATAGGTCAAGCCCACAGCCGGGCGGTATCGACGTCAGCCTCGGACCTGATGTGTGTCTGGATGTGGATGCATGGGCAGTGTTTCTGCTGACCTGAGCTGGTGATGTGTTTGTTCAGATTTGCCAGGGATCAGTCGGTGATCAACATCGCAGGCCTTCGCATCGGAGGCCAGCCGGGGGAGCTGCCAACAGCCCTGGCCGGGACTGTTTTCTACCATGGCCATAACATAATCTCCAATGAGGAGATGGGCATATTCGATGTTAAGCGGGCTGAGGAGCTCATAAACAGGCAGGCTGAGATCTCAGAGGAGACCGGAAATCCGGGGATGCTGCACATATTCGCGAGCACCCGGCGCGCTTTTGAGAGGTACCTCGATTTCATCGATCCCATCTGGAACGGACCCCTGATAATAGACTCATTCGATCCGGAGACAAGGGCGGAAATGGCGATGCATGTGACCGAGGTCGGATACGCGGACCGGACAGTATACAACAGCATAGGTCTGGCATCCACTGAGAGGGAGATGCGCCTGCTGAGGGAATCGGATATCGACTCGGCGATACTGCTCGCCTTCAGCCCCAATGCATCGAGCGTTGAGTCAAGGATGGAGCTGCTG is a genomic window containing:
- the purN gene encoding phosphoribosylglycinamide formyltransferase is translated as MESETFTGSTPLSRIGVISSGRGENLRYIIKATRSGYLRAEVVLVLANQPDAGALRIAREFGVPAEFIDPTGLSREDYDRLLIKRLDDARVDLVVLTGYMRILSPEFVRHYRNRILNIHPALLPSFRGVDAFQQALDYGVRWTGTTIHIVDEEVDHGPIVYQVPVPVKPDDTHESLKARIQRAEYRAYPKAIKMFLEGRPRIEGRRVVFERQVSDCNSAGP
- the albA gene encoding DNA-binding protein Alba, yielding MAEDDVVFVGNKPVMNYVLAVVTQFNSGAKEVRIMARGRAISRAVDVAEVSRSRFLGDVVVKDIKISTETLNTDRGETNVSAIEIVLGK
- a CDS encoding tetrahydromethanopterin S-methyltransferase subunit A; translation: MDEWHDDWPPLRGDYRVGDRRRGVAVVTLASSLDIRGAAIVGTCKTENLGVEKIVANLISNPNIRYLIVCGAESRGHLPGDAIISLHRNGTDSSGRIIGAAGAIPFIQNLQREAVERFRRQIDVVDMRGVEDIAEIERAVEHYSEIAEPFQEPPFEVVKKTHRSSPQPGGIDVSLGPDVCLDVDAWAVFLLT
- the mtrH gene encoding tetrahydromethanopterin S-methyltransferase subunit H; this translates as MCLFRFARDQSVINIAGLRIGGQPGELPTALAGTVFYHGHNIISNEEMGIFDVKRAEELINRQAEISEETGNPGMLHIFASTRRAFERYLDFIDPIWNGPLIIDSFDPETRAEMAMHVTEVGYADRTVYNSIGLASTEREMRLLRESDIDSAILLAFSPNASSVESRMELLSREGGLLAIARGAGINNMLLDPGVAPLGNGAGAALRFAIVAKAKLGLPVCSGMHNAASSWEWLRSKERCVRNACDASTAALAASFCSSLVLYGPIENAGIVFPVVAMTDIMISEALEEMEVWPVWSHPRNRMV